The Benincasa hispida cultivar B227 chromosome 11, ASM972705v1, whole genome shotgun sequence genome has a segment encoding these proteins:
- the LOC120090604 gene encoding uncharacterized protein LOC120090604: MPTYVKFFKDILTKKRRVSETEVIALTQECNALVSNSLPKKQKDPASFTVPCSIGGLDVGHALYDSGANINLKPLSIFKKLGIREVQPTSVTLQLADRTIKYLEGKIEDVLVKVDNFIFSADFIILDYKADREVPNILGCPFLATRKVLIDVHKGELTMCVENREVKFIVLNVLKLPDGEDCQLNSIELPEEETHDRKGTENQVADHLSRLEN, translated from the exons ATGCCAAcatatgtcaaattttttaaggacattttgacgaagaaaagaagagtCAGCGAGACGGAAGTAATCGCGCTAACGCAGGAGTGCAATGCATTAGTAAGCAACAGTCTACCCAAGAAACAGAAGGACCCTGCGAGCTTCACAGTTCCTTGCTCGATCGGAGGGTTGGATGTGGGACATGCGTTGTACGATTCGGGAGCCAACATTAATCTCAAGCCACTCTCAATCTTTAAGAAACTGGGAATTCGTGAAGTACAACCCACTTCTGTTACTCTTCAGCTCGCTGACAGAACAATTAAGTACcttgaaggaaagattgaagacgTTCTGGTAAAGGTTGACAACTTCATATTCTCAGCAGATTTTATCATCTTGGACTATAAAGCAGATAGGGAGGTACCAAATATCCTTGGATGCCCATTCTTAGCTACTAGAAAAGTTTTAATCGACGTGCATAAAGGAGAATTAACTATGTGTGTAGAAAATCGAGAGGTGAAGTTTATTGTGTTAAACGTATTAAAGCTCCCGGATGGTGAAGATTGTCAACTGAATAGTATAGAGTTACCTGAAGAAGAGACCCAT GATAGAAAGGGAACTGAGAAtcaggtggctgaccacctGTCCAGGCTAGAAAATTAA